In Camelina sativa cultivar DH55 chromosome 16, Cs, whole genome shotgun sequence, a single window of DNA contains:
- the LOC104749802 gene encoding pentatricopeptide repeat-containing protein At2g30780 has translation MTSNFVKLSTEFIGKLSRVTSLPAQRTDLVQKVSVLKEELLTICNSKEKFRNVLDQKGQWLFRSYRDGAGIVELMDQLFPRHYLALQVLDWRRRQKDYCIPLTSVEYAKGIKIAGRARDVNLAVYLFDEAAKKRIQTASVYNALMSVYMWNGLADECQSLFKDFTRQTHCAPTIVTYNILISVYGRLLMVKNMEAAFEELQKLKLSPNSVTYNFLIAGYVTAWNWGRMEATFQEMQSGPVEPDSDTYQLMLRGYANSGNLKKMEEMYEAIKDNVGVNNSPLARAMICAYCKTSVEDRVQKVEKLLSLLSGEEYLPWLNVLLIRLYAQEDILEAMEDKINEAFERKTCVNKSDIMRAITAAYFRCNEVDNLANFVKRAESAGWKLCRSLYHCKIILYGSQKRFEEMEGVVHEMAQTNYGLVTKTFAIMHKAYKAHGMESDAEKVKGKMLKRGL, from the exons ATGACatctaattttgtaaaactcaGCACCGAATTTATCGGCAAACTCTCCCGTGTAACTAGCTTACCAGCTCAGCGTACTGATTTGGTTCAAAAggtttcggttttgaaagaGGAGCTTTTAACGATTTGTAACAGTAAGGAGAAGTTCCGGAACGTTTTGGATCAGAAAGGGCAGTGGTTGTTTAGAAGTTATCGTGATGGTGCTGGGATTGTAGAGCTTATGGATCAACTCTTCCCTCGTCATTACTTGGCTCTCCAG GTTTTAGATTGGAGGAGAAGACAAAAGGATTATTGTATCCCTTTGACATCGGTGGAGTATGCCAAAGGAATCAAAATTGCTGGTAGAGCTAGGGATGTAAACCTTGCAGTCTATCTTTTCGATGAGGCTGCTAAGAAACGGATTCAAACAGCTTCAGTTTACAATGCTTTGATGAGTGTGTACATGTGGAACGGGTTGGCTGATGAATGTCAGTCACTGTTTAAAGATTTCACTAGGCAAACGCATTGTGCGCCTACCATTGTGAcctataatattctaatatcAGTTTATGGTCGGCTTCTGATGGTAAAGAATATGGAAGCTGCTTTCGAAGAATTACAAAAGCTGAAGCTTTCTCCGAATTCTGTTACTTACAACTTTCTAATTGCTGGTTATGTGACTGCCTGGAATTGGGGTAGAATGGAAGCTACTTTCCAAGAAATGCAGAGTGGTCCAGTTGAGCCTGACAGTGACACTTATCAGCTAATGCTTCGTGGGTATGCAAATTCTGGGAATTTGAAAAAGATGGAAGAAATGTATGAAGCGATTAAGGATAACGTTGGTGTAAACAATAGTCCTTTGGCCAGAGCCATGATCTGTGCATATTGTAAAACGTCTGTTGAGGATAGAGTCCAAAAGGTTGAAAAGTTATTGAGTCTTCTCTCTGGGGAGGAGTATCTTCCTTGGTTGAATGTGCTTTTGATTCGACTATATGCTCAAGAAGACATTTTGGAAGCAATGGAGGATAAAATCAACGAGGCATTTGAGCGTAAGACATGTGTTAATAAATCGGATATCATGCGGGCGATCACTGCGGCTTACTTCAGGTGTAATGAAGTTGACAATCTTGCTAATTTTGTCAAGCGTGCTGAGTCTGCTGGGTGGAAACTATGCAGATCCCTTTACCACTGTAAGATCATATTGTATGGATCCCAAAAACGCTTTGAAGAAATGGAAGGTGTTGTACATGAGATGGCACAGACTAATTATGGGCTTGTAACTAAAACGTTCGCCATTATGCATAAGGCGTATAAAGCCCATGGAATGGAGTCCGATGCTGAGAAAGTGAAAGGAAAGATGCTGAAACGTGGGCTGTAG
- the LOC104749801 gene encoding oxygen-evolving enhancer protein 2-1, chloroplastic, whose translation MSYSVCFLHQSALASSVARSSSSSSFRHVSLSRPVHLVVCRAQQSQEHGNSAISRRLALTFLVGAAAVGSKVSPADAAYGEAANVFGKPKKNTDFMPYTGEGFKILIPSKWNPSKEIEYPGQVLRFEDNFDATSNVSVMITPTDKKSITDYGSPEQFLSQVNYLLGKQAYFGETASEGGFDANAVATANILETSTQEIGGKPYYYLSVLTRTADGDEGGKHQLITATVNGGKLYICKAQAGDKRWFKGARKFVENAATSFSVA comes from the exons ATGTCATACAGCGTGTGCTTCTTGCACCAGAGTGCACTTGCCTCCTCCGTGGCGcgatcatcatcttcctcgtcGTTTCGTCACGTGTCTCTCTCGAGACCCGTCCATTTAGTAGTATGTAGAGCTCAACAGTCTCAGGAACACGGTAACTCCGCCATCTCCCGCCGTCTTGCCCTCACCTTCCTCGTTGGTGCTGCTGCTGTCGGATCCAAAGTCTCGCCTGCTGACGCCGCCTATGGTGAAGCCG CAAATGTGTTTGGTAAGCCAAAGAAGAACACAGATTTCATGCCGTACACTGGAGAAGGATTCAAAATCCTGATCCCATCAAAGTGGAACCCAAGCAAAGAGATTGAGTATCCAGGACAAGTCCTCAGGTTCGAGGATAACTTTGACGCCACCAGCAATGTCTCTGTTATGATCACTCCTACAGACAAGAAATCCATCACTGATTACGGTTCTCCCGAACAGTTCCTCTCTCAG GTGAATTATCTCCTGGGAAAGCAAGCTTACTTCGGCGAAACAGCCTCTGAG GGAGGGTTTGATGCAAATGCAGTAGCAACTGCGAACATTTTGGAAACATCGACACAAGAGATCGGAGGGAAACCATACTATTACTTGTCGGTTTTGACAAGAACAGCTGATGGAGATGAAGGTGGAAAACACCAACTGATAACAGCTACTGTGAATGGTGGAAAGCTTTACATATGCAAAGCACAAGCAGGAGACAAGAGGTGGTTTAAAGGAGCTAGGAAGTTCGTTGAGAATGCTGCTACTTCCTTCAGTGTTGCTTGA
- the LOC104753376 gene encoding zinc finger BED domain-containing protein RICESLEEPER 2-like, with translation MRNYFVIEKSDDGEERAYCKKCPKSYLWQPTSGTSNLKRHYEKCSLNVDVERKRVKFDDKIAREKFSRVIIRHNLPFLVVEYEELRDFHSYLNPDYKCYTRNTAAADVVKTWEKEKLRLSKILSFCDILPPHTGDALAGKIHECLKEWGTEKKDGLFVISGALTKIRETVKYLKGSKSRRIAFGECVEGDGEVLLSLDVQHRWNSTYLMLEKVLKYERALNRFKVVDKNYKHCPSTQDWKRAKLIHEILMPFYSITTLMSGRSYSTSNLYFGHVWKIQCLLEVNRNHDDNMIREMIHKMRLKYDKYWE, from the exons ATGCGGAATTACTTTGTAATAGAAAAATCTGATGATGGTGAAGAAAGGGCTTATTGTAAGAAATGTCCAAAGAGTTATTTGTGGCAGCCTACTAGTGGAACATCTAATTTGAAAAGACATTATGAAAAATGCTCACTAAATGTGGATGTAGAAAGAAAGAGGGTGAagtttgatgataaaattgCTAGGGAGAAGTTTAGTAGGGTGATTATACGACATAATCTACCTTTTCTTGTGGTTGAATATGAGGAGCTTAGGGATTTTCATAGTTATTTAAACCCAGATTATAAATGCTATACTAGAAACACAGCTGCTGCTGATGTGGTCAAAACTTGGGAGAAGGAAAAGCTGAGATTAAG CAAAATTCTTTCATTTTGTGATATACTTCCTCCTCACACTGGTGATGCATTAGCTGGTAAGATTCATGAATGCTTAAAAGAGTGGGGGACAGAGAAAAAG GATGGTTTATTTGTTATTAGTGGTGCATTGACTAAGATCAGAGAAACTGTAAAGTATCTTAAAGGCTCAAAGTCTAGACGTATTGCATTTGGGGAATGTGTAGAAGGTGATGGTGAAGTTCTTTTGTCTTTGGATGTTCAGCATAGATGGAATTCAACTTACTTAATGCTAGAGAAGGTTTTAAAGTATGAGCGTGCTTTAAATAGGTTTAAAGTGGTtgacaaaaattacaaacattGTCCCTCAACTCAAGATTGGAAGAGAGCAAAGTTGATTCATGAGATTTTGATGCCCTTCTATAGTATTACTACTTTGATGTCTGGAAGAAGTTATTCTACATCTAACTTGTACTTTGGGCATGTATGGAAGATTCAGTGTTTGTTGGAAGTGAATAGGAATCATGATGACAACATGATTAGAGAGATGATACATAAGATGAGGCtgaaatatgataaatattggGAGTAG